In Pedobacter sp. WC2423, the following are encoded in one genomic region:
- a CDS encoding helix-turn-helix transcriptional regulator — protein sequence MQINMSPKAINRLKAVLAEQGKTNKWLAVELNKNETTISRWCTNEVQPSLDTLWQISELLNVDIKQLLMSNK from the coding sequence ATGCAGATAAATATGAGTCCGAAAGCAATTAACCGGCTTAAAGCAGTTTTGGCTGAGCAAGGCAAAACAAATAAATGGCTAGCAGTTGAATTGAACAAAAATGAGACTACTATCTCTCGCTGGTGTACAAATGAAGTTCAGCCTAGTCTAGACACCCTTTGGCAAATTTCTGAGCTTTTAAATGTCGATATAAAACAACTCTTGATGTCAAATAAATAA
- a CDS encoding N-6 DNA methylase has protein sequence MSTTNKISQSQLEQYLSRAAWILKGPVDASDFKVYIFPLLFFKRLSDVYDEEYQQALAESGGDLEYASLPEFHRFEIPEGSHWSNVRETTTNVGQSIEQAFRGIEQANQELLYGIFGDAQWSNKNKLSDRLLIDLIEHFSQYTLSNSLVDPDILGQAYEYLIKHFADLTNKKAGEFYTPRSVVHLLGLILDPHEGESVYDPACGTGGMLLECVNHLQESNEDYRTLTLYGQEKNLTSSSIARMNMFLHGIEDFNIVRGDTLRNPAFFVADGLKTFDCVIANPPFSLDDWGSENWVNDPYGRNIAGVPPKGNGDMAWVQHMIKSMNSTGRMTVVLPHGALFRKGAEGKIREELLKQDLLEAVIGLGSNIFYGTQLAACVMVFKQNKSPNKKGKVLFIDGSDQVRVGRAQNFLEPKHVNQLFEWYNSFIEVDNYTIIASLKDIIENDYNLNIPLYVEKIIEDNLPSVEVALADLKTAWNESLEAEEKFKKILNQFI, from the coding sequence ATGAGTACTACAAACAAAATATCACAATCACAACTCGAGCAATATTTATCAAGGGCTGCTTGGATTTTAAAAGGTCCCGTAGATGCATCTGATTTTAAGGTTTACATATTTCCATTATTATTTTTTAAACGTCTTTCTGATGTTTATGATGAAGAATACCAGCAGGCACTTGCAGAATCGGGTGGCGATTTGGAATATGCATCATTACCAGAATTTCATCGTTTTGAAATACCTGAAGGATCCCACTGGAGTAATGTAAGGGAAACCACCACTAATGTTGGGCAATCAATAGAGCAAGCTTTTCGAGGGATTGAACAAGCCAACCAAGAGTTACTTTATGGTATTTTTGGTGACGCCCAATGGAGCAATAAGAATAAACTGTCAGATAGATTATTGATTGATTTAATTGAGCATTTTTCTCAATACACTTTATCCAATTCTTTAGTAGATCCAGACATCTTGGGCCAGGCTTATGAATATTTGATCAAGCATTTTGCAGATTTAACAAACAAAAAAGCAGGTGAGTTTTATACCCCTCGTTCTGTAGTTCATTTGTTAGGACTGATACTTGATCCACATGAAGGAGAAAGTGTTTATGATCCCGCCTGCGGTACGGGTGGGATGCTTTTAGAGTGTGTTAATCACTTACAGGAAAGTAATGAAGACTATAGAACATTAACTTTATACGGACAAGAAAAAAACCTGACCTCTAGCTCTATTGCTAGGATGAATATGTTTTTGCATGGCATTGAAGATTTTAATATTGTGCGTGGCGATACACTTCGTAATCCTGCATTTTTTGTAGCAGATGGTTTAAAAACATTTGATTGTGTAATCGCGAACCCACCTTTTTCACTAGACGACTGGGGGAGTGAAAATTGGGTCAATGATCCTTATGGAAGAAACATAGCGGGCGTACCACCGAAAGGTAATGGTGATATGGCGTGGGTGCAGCATATGATTAAATCCATGAATAGTACTGGTCGTATGACTGTAGTTTTACCACATGGTGCACTATTTAGAAAAGGAGCTGAAGGCAAAATTCGAGAGGAATTATTGAAACAGGATTTATTGGAGGCTGTAATTGGCCTAGGCTCAAATATATTTTACGGAACACAGCTAGCTGCTTGTGTTATGGTTTTTAAACAAAATAAATCTCCAAATAAAAAAGGAAAGGTGTTATTCATAGACGGTTCCGACCAAGTTCGAGTAGGTAGGGCTCAAAATTTCTTAGAACCAAAACACGTCAATCAATTATTTGAGTGGTACAACAGTTTTATTGAAGTAGATAATTATACTATAATAGCTTCTTTAAAAGATATTATAGAGAATGACTATAATCTCAACATTCCACTTTATGTAGAAAAAATTATTGAAGACAATTTACCCTCTGTTGAAGTTGCTTTGGCAGATTTAAAAACCGCTTGGAACGAGAGTTTAGAAGCAGAAGAAAAATTTAAAAAAATATTAAACCAATTTATATAA
- a CDS encoding DUF262 domain-containing protein: MAYEAPITIKKAIDNIRKKHYVLPSIQREFVWDTEQIERLFDSLMRDYPISTFLFWKVEKQKIKDFQFYEFLKNYHERKSTHNTKADISHEEDVIAVLDGQQRMTSMFIGLTGSYSKKLPYYSWNNDLAFPIKKLYLNLLQKAEDIELEYDFQFLTVEDAIKNDEDHFWFEAGKILEFTDIAKVMGYMMSVGLTDSSKYSPEKGNYALNTLNQFFNVIHQKGSISYFLEEGEELDKVLQIFIRINSGGTKLSYSDLLLSIATAQWNEKDAREVIHEFVDDINKIGDGFVFNKDFVLKACLVLADFNDIKFKVDNFTKQNMEVIEKNWEQVAAAVRASVELVAKYGYNRDSLTASNAIIPIAYFVYKNELSTKILHSGAQESDRKAIMEWLARVLLRGTFGGTPDAIYPVMRNLVNQNLGRFPLSEIIEYYRGKRKSISFSLDDINNLLETQYATKRSHSVLALLYSSLNYSFKYHQDHIHPKSLFNSRKLVSLGINDEKLRAEFISRFNKLANLQLLQATTNIEKKDKHFDQWMNDIYPNELDRSNYLSLNHIGADSSLKLEDFVTFYETRRSDLKKRLIDILNVQAGKELLQANVPE, encoded by the coding sequence ATGGCGTACGAGGCTCCAATTACCATTAAAAAAGCAATAGATAACATACGCAAAAAGCATTATGTTTTACCCTCTATTCAGAGAGAGTTTGTTTGGGACACAGAACAAATTGAAAGACTTTTTGATTCGCTGATGAGAGATTATCCAATCAGTACTTTTCTTTTTTGGAAAGTGGAGAAGCAAAAAATCAAAGACTTTCAGTTCTATGAATTTCTAAAAAACTATCATGAAAGGAAATCAACTCATAATACAAAGGCAGATATTAGTCATGAAGAGGATGTGATTGCGGTATTAGATGGCCAACAAAGAATGACCTCAATGTTTATAGGTTTAACTGGCTCTTACTCAAAGAAATTACCTTATTATTCTTGGAATAATGATTTGGCGTTTCCTATTAAAAAACTATACCTAAATCTTCTACAAAAAGCAGAAGATATTGAGTTAGAATATGATTTCCAATTTTTAACTGTAGAGGATGCTATTAAAAATGATGAAGACCATTTTTGGTTTGAAGCTGGTAAGATACTTGAATTTACAGACATAGCTAAGGTAATGGGCTATATGATGAGCGTAGGTCTGACCGATAGTTCTAAATACTCACCAGAGAAAGGTAATTATGCCTTAAATACGCTTAATCAGTTTTTTAACGTAATTCACCAAAAAGGTTCAATTAGTTATTTCTTGGAAGAAGGTGAAGAACTGGATAAAGTCCTTCAAATATTTATTCGTATCAATAGCGGGGGAACTAAGTTAAGTTATTCAGATCTCTTATTATCTATTGCAACAGCACAATGGAATGAAAAAGATGCTAGAGAAGTCATTCATGAATTTGTTGATGATATAAATAAGATTGGAGATGGCTTTGTATTTAATAAAGATTTTGTTTTAAAAGCTTGTTTAGTACTTGCAGATTTTAACGACATCAAATTTAAAGTAGATAATTTTACCAAACAGAATATGGAGGTTATCGAAAAGAACTGGGAGCAAGTAGCGGCGGCAGTCCGGGCCTCAGTAGAACTAGTAGCCAAATATGGTTACAACAGAGATAGTTTAACAGCTTCTAACGCCATTATACCAATTGCCTATTTTGTCTATAAGAATGAACTTTCTACAAAAATTCTTCACTCTGGGGCTCAAGAGTCAGATAGAAAAGCAATCATGGAATGGCTAGCAAGGGTTCTACTACGTGGAACCTTTGGAGGAACACCGGACGCGATATATCCCGTAATGCGAAATTTGGTAAATCAAAATCTAGGTAGATTTCCATTGTCAGAAATTATTGAATACTATCGTGGGAAAAGGAAATCTATATCCTTTTCATTGGACGACATAAATAATCTACTTGAGACACAATATGCAACGAAAAGAAGCCATAGCGTTTTAGCATTGTTATATTCTTCACTTAATTATTCATTCAAGTATCATCAGGACCACATACATCCTAAATCTCTTTTTAACAGTCGAAAATTAGTAAGTTTAGGAATCAATGATGAAAAATTAAGGGCTGAGTTTATATCCCGATTTAATAAATTAGCGAATCTTCAATTACTTCAGGCAACAACAAACATTGAAAAGAAAGATAAACATTTTGATCAATGGATGAATGACATTTATCCAAATGAGCTTGATAGGTCCAATTATTTGTCTTTAAATCATATTGGAGCAGATTCTTCCCTTAAATTAGAGGATTTTGTAACGTTCTATGAAACGAGAAGAAGTGACTTAAAGAAAAGGCTAATTGACATATTAAATGTTCAAGCAGGAAAAGAACTTCTACAGGCAAACGTTCCAGAATAA
- a CDS encoding DNA methyltransferase has translation MTLSDSLIGDTLINADCLSVLERLSDKTVDLVYLDPPWNIGNDFTYYSNPSNSYEEFIFEVLQHAKRILKDDGNVVFHSLPSLNINFHNLISPIFGSENFRAEFILPIKNINFGNKTFKHTHETIVNYVLSDKSKFNHLVEKSKKEIEKVFQLKDNKGRFRLQPIIINGDSPSLNFEWNGFELPNNKIWRYSKSKLDELNKMGKLFYEGDMKYPTLKVYSDEYSLQNVETVWHDIPAYELKRDYAGQQNEKLLNRIINLFSNEGDLVIDPFSGTGTSGVSSINLGRKWFGIEKSKIGYDIAFNRIAKLGVISLTELDIVKYPIIFNDYNSINESEADILSKRIKKGENSRLEFKEMYLFNHYTGKKDAEMPNKIMQEVSAFLNSKFGGTILIGVSDKGNIVGIDKDFEHVNPQKQNIDGFELSLTNKIKDTLGSNIIDAVSLSFVTIEEKIIAKIDVSPTIMHVFYENDFYVRNGTSSVKLKVKEYHDLMQERKFIL, from the coding sequence ATGACTTTATCAGATAGTCTTATCGGGGATACTTTAATTAATGCCGATTGTTTAAGTGTTCTTGAAAGACTTAGCGATAAAACGGTTGATTTAGTATACCTAGATCCACCATGGAATATAGGTAACGATTTTACTTATTATTCTAATCCGTCTAATAGTTATGAAGAATTTATTTTTGAAGTTTTACAGCATGCAAAACGAATTCTTAAAGATGATGGCAATGTGGTTTTCCATTCATTACCATCCTTGAATATTAATTTTCACAATCTAATCTCTCCAATTTTTGGAAGTGAAAACTTTAGAGCGGAATTTATCCTACCTATTAAGAATATCAACTTTGGAAATAAAACGTTCAAACATACTCATGAGACCATAGTTAATTATGTGTTATCAGATAAGTCAAAATTTAATCACCTTGTTGAAAAAAGTAAAAAAGAAATAGAAAAAGTTTTTCAATTAAAGGACAACAAAGGCAGATTTAGACTTCAACCAATTATTATAAATGGAGATTCACCTAGTTTAAACTTTGAATGGAATGGTTTTGAACTTCCAAATAATAAAATTTGGAGATATTCTAAAAGTAAATTGGACGAACTAAACAAAATGGGTAAGCTTTTTTATGAAGGTGATATGAAATATCCAACACTTAAAGTTTATTCTGATGAATATTCATTACAAAATGTTGAAACAGTATGGCATGATATACCTGCTTATGAATTAAAAAGAGATTATGCAGGACAGCAAAATGAAAAACTACTTAATCGTATTATAAATCTCTTTTCAAACGAAGGGGATTTAGTTATTGATCCTTTTTCTGGAACAGGTACTTCTGGAGTTTCTTCAATTAATTTAGGTAGGAAATGGTTTGGAATTGAGAAGAGCAAAATTGGTTATGATATTGCCTTTAATAGAATTGCAAAATTAGGTGTTATAAGTTTGACCGAATTAGACATTGTAAAGTATCCAATAATTTTCAATGACTACAACTCTATTAATGAAAGTGAAGCTGATATTTTATCAAAACGGATAAAAAAAGGTGAGAATTCTAGATTAGAGTTTAAAGAAATGTATTTATTCAATCACTATACAGGCAAAAAAGATGCTGAAATGCCGAATAAAATTATGCAAGAGGTATCTGCTTTTCTCAATTCAAAATTTGGAGGTACAATATTAATAGGGGTTAGTGACAAAGGTAATATTGTTGGGATCGATAAAGACTTTGAACACGTTAATCCTCAAAAACAAAACATAGATGGTTTTGAATTATCACTTACAAATAAAATTAAAGACACTTTAGGTAGTAACATAATAGATGCGGTGTCTTTGAGTTTTGTAACGATAGAAGAAAAAATTATTGCTAAAATAGATGTAAGCCCAACTATTATGCATGTTTTTTATGAAAATGATTTTTACGTTCGAAATGGTACTAGTTCAGTGAAATTGAAGGTCAAAGAATATCATGACCTAATGCAAGAAAGAAAATTTATATTATGA
- a CDS encoding N-6 DNA methylase — MTQQQLEKYLWGAAKVLRGTIDAGDYKQYIFPLLFFKRICDVYDEEFEKALAESGGDIEYAAFAEHHHFIVPQQAHWNTVRETTTNLGMAIQNSMRKIEKANPDTLYGIFGDASWTNKDRLSDATLINLIEHFSQHKLNLSTVADDKLGNAYEYLIKEFADDSGHTAAEFYTNRTVVKLMTMIMDPQPGESVYDPTCGSGGLLLNCALHLRDEGKEYRTLKLYGQEINLITSAIARMNMFMHGIEEFSIVRGDTLAQPAFLANDTLKKFNVILANPPYSIKAWDRKGFENDPYGRNIWGTPPQGCADYAFQQHIHKSLDDKNGRYAILWPHGILFRDMEAEMRRKMISEDQIEAVIGLGANLFYNSPMEAMILVGNTNKPKDRKGRILFVNGKHDVIDNKGLAYLTKEHIDKLYSAFKEFKEIPHYANVATIEEILEFNGNMNINFYVKVDKGENEISFNDAYGNWTTYSKKFNDSMNNLFEVLK, encoded by the coding sequence ATGACCCAACAACAATTAGAAAAATACCTATGGGGCGCCGCTAAAGTTTTACGCGGTACCATTGATGCGGGAGATTATAAACAATACATTTTTCCTCTGCTGTTTTTTAAAAGGATATGCGACGTATACGATGAAGAGTTTGAAAAAGCGTTAGCAGAAAGTGGTGGAGATATAGAATACGCTGCTTTTGCAGAGCACCATCATTTTATTGTGCCGCAACAGGCACATTGGAATACAGTAAGGGAGACCACCACCAATTTGGGTATGGCCATACAAAACTCGATGCGTAAAATTGAAAAGGCCAACCCTGACACGCTTTACGGTATTTTTGGTGATGCGAGTTGGACCAATAAAGACAGGCTTTCTGATGCTACGCTCATTAATTTGATTGAACATTTCTCACAGCATAAACTCAATTTAAGTACAGTTGCAGATGATAAATTGGGTAACGCATATGAGTATTTGATTAAAGAATTTGCTGACGATAGTGGGCATACAGCAGCAGAGTTCTATACTAACCGTACGGTAGTGAAATTGATGACGATGATTATGGACCCGCAACCTGGCGAAAGCGTGTATGACCCTACCTGCGGCTCTGGTGGTTTGTTATTAAACTGCGCCTTGCATTTGCGTGATGAAGGCAAAGAATACCGCACTTTGAAATTATACGGACAGGAAATTAACCTCATAACCTCGGCCATTGCACGTATGAATATGTTTATGCATGGCATTGAAGAATTTAGCATTGTACGTGGCGATACTTTAGCACAACCTGCTTTTTTAGCGAACGACACGCTTAAAAAGTTCAATGTAATTTTAGCCAATCCGCCTTATTCTATCAAAGCTTGGGATCGTAAAGGGTTTGAAAATGATCCTTACGGCAGAAACATTTGGGGTACACCGCCACAAGGTTGTGCTGATTATGCGTTTCAGCAACACATCCACAAAAGCTTAGATGATAAGAATGGCCGCTATGCAATACTTTGGCCTCACGGGATTTTATTTCGGGATATGGAAGCAGAAATGAGAAGAAAAATGATTTCCGAAGACCAGATTGAAGCTGTAATTGGCCTAGGTGCAAATCTATTTTACAATTCACCAATGGAAGCTATGATTTTGGTTGGAAACACAAATAAACCTAAAGATAGAAAAGGAAGAATCCTGTTTGTGAACGGTAAGCATGATGTTATTGATAATAAGGGCTTAGCATACCTAACAAAAGAGCATATTGATAAACTTTATTCTGCTTTCAAGGAATTTAAAGAAATACCTCACTATGCGAATGTTGCTACCATTGAAGAAATTTTAGAGTTTAATGGAAATATGAACATCAATTTTTATGTTAAGGTTGATAAAGGAGAAAATGAAATCTCTTTTAATGATGCTTATGGCAATTGGACTACTTATAGCAAAAAATTTAATGACTCTATGAATAACCTTTTTGAAGTATTGAAATAA
- a CDS encoding restriction endonuclease subunit S: MKDIFYNIDGEFQLDKAKWTKVKFGTVAIQQKKSVDREKTDLTFYVKGEHMGSQDLHLREWGELKDEYLGPAFIRYFEKDDILYGSRRTYLRKVVIAPFEGITSNTTLVIKANEKIIDKLFLPFVMMSEGFTDHSIKNSKGSVNPYINWKDLANYEFLLPPKEEQRRLAELLWTLDEVIEKEKFLKRQANMQYEVAKSRLVLEGFKNETTFNNLIKREVANGWKVTTVGKLLSEKYIMKIQDGNHGELHPKSSDYVPIGIPFIMANTLVDGIIDLEKSMRLPEDITNKLRIGFSYSGDVLLSHKGTVGQVAMIPDKIEYPYLMLTPQVTFYRTNPEKLLNKFLYYVFNAKYFQNQITRLSSQSTRAYVGITSQRDFKLAIPNSIDEQIEIVNILSLIENNRKDIDQKIFTSQSLQKSLINQIF; the protein is encoded by the coding sequence ATGAAAGATATATTTTACAATATAGATGGGGAATTTCAACTTGACAAAGCTAAGTGGACTAAAGTAAAATTTGGAACAGTAGCTATTCAACAAAAGAAATCAGTTGATAGAGAAAAAACGGATTTGACTTTCTATGTTAAAGGAGAACATATGGGTTCTCAAGATTTACATCTGCGTGAATGGGGAGAATTGAAGGATGAGTACCTAGGGCCAGCATTTATAAGGTATTTTGAAAAAGACGATATACTTTATGGTTCAAGAAGAACTTATTTAAGAAAAGTTGTTATAGCCCCATTTGAAGGTATTACATCAAATACAACATTAGTAATAAAGGCAAATGAAAAAATTATCGATAAGCTTTTTTTACCTTTTGTAATGATGTCAGAAGGTTTTACAGACCATTCAATAAAAAACTCAAAAGGTTCTGTTAATCCATACATAAATTGGAAAGACCTTGCAAACTACGAATTCCTTCTGCCACCCAAGGAAGAACAACGCCGTTTGGCAGAATTACTTTGGACATTAGATGAAGTAATTGAAAAGGAGAAATTCTTGAAAAGGCAGGCTAATATGCAGTATGAAGTTGCAAAAAGTAGATTAGTATTAGAAGGTTTTAAAAATGAAACCACATTCAATAACTTAATTAAACGTGAAGTAGCGAATGGATGGAAGGTTACTACAGTTGGCAAGTTATTGTCTGAAAAGTACATTATGAAAATTCAAGATGGCAACCATGGCGAGCTTCATCCAAAATCGTCAGATTATGTTCCTATTGGAATACCATTCATAATGGCCAATACTTTAGTAGATGGAATCATTGATTTAGAGAAATCTATGAGGCTTCCAGAAGATATTACAAATAAATTGAGAATTGGATTTTCTTATTCAGGAGATGTATTGTTAAGCCATAAGGGAACAGTAGGTCAAGTTGCCATGATCCCTGATAAAATTGAATATCCATATTTGATGCTCACTCCTCAAGTAACTTTCTATAGAACAAACCCTGAAAAACTATTAAACAAGTTTTTATATTACGTCTTTAATGCTAAATATTTCCAAAATCAAATTACAAGATTAAGCTCACAATCAACAAGAGCTTATGTTGGCATCACCTCTCAAAGAGATTTTAAATTAGCAATTCCCAATTCAATTGACGAACAGATTGAAATTGTAAACATTTTGAGCTTAATAGAAAATAATCGAAAAGATATAGATCAAAAAATCTTCACTTCCCAATCCCTTCAAAAAAGTCTCATCAACCAAATATTTTAA
- a CDS encoding AAA domain-containing protein translates to MIPKPDQLKFYEWQLYELSLQWEQYLGSKMRVLLEERKCFLGKLHGIDKVRGNVLIKFPKNRGPRLDMQYCLYLPKDLNSLNGTFSDFAKEAYSTSDHNVSTLYYMDNDCESVFVGIGNIPIAIFDFFVSKASSNREITIVLGEPEPPYAYLQNLLEFTKNNGDKINPVDNGSFRYSSFGVDKVSNVITALENQETIIIQGPPGTGKSTVTADLISKFGRNKKVCVAALANKALIEIAQKDGLKNPNLNVFKTNLTVSEKNELTYLEAYDDSKVTDDFVLLTTYFKLSNKIKELTEPIYYFDLLIIEEASQAFYTTILAFKYLAQRIIIIGDPKQLNPIVLNSSNANKISKKIYLLINGMNSIMGEENVVNYLLKESFRLNTYNTTLTNFFYEGKLVSKNQTQPSIKIGSAFQSYFNKEKTTQILLEDSLSTLDDLLRYSSKLNNILHDIHQNNTDLKICVLVPFRKDVVLLHEALSAVTKNVPNHVTVETIDRVQGLTVDICFLILRLDGPANFIFDSNRFNVATSRSKHYNLIVTDKKFKVFNTLLPIEVKNYINYLTIV, encoded by the coding sequence ATGATTCCTAAACCCGATCAATTAAAGTTTTACGAGTGGCAACTTTACGAGCTGAGTTTACAATGGGAACAATATTTAGGTTCCAAAATGAGGGTTTTGTTGGAGGAAAGAAAGTGTTTTCTCGGGAAACTCCATGGGATTGACAAAGTTAGAGGCAATGTTCTTATTAAATTCCCGAAGAACAGAGGACCAAGATTGGATATGCAATATTGCCTTTATCTGCCAAAGGATTTAAATAGCTTGAACGGAACTTTTTCTGATTTTGCAAAAGAGGCCTATAGTACCAGTGATCATAATGTCTCAACTTTGTACTATATGGACAATGATTGTGAAAGTGTTTTTGTAGGTATTGGGAACATTCCTATAGCTATTTTTGATTTTTTTGTAAGTAAGGCTTCTTCTAATCGCGAAATTACCATTGTGTTGGGAGAACCGGAGCCTCCATATGCGTATCTGCAAAATCTTTTAGAATTTACAAAAAACAACGGTGATAAAATTAATCCCGTTGACAATGGCTCATTTAGATATTCTTCTTTTGGAGTAGATAAGGTGTCAAATGTAATAACAGCATTAGAAAATCAAGAAACCATCATTATTCAAGGCCCACCAGGGACTGGAAAATCAACCGTTACAGCAGATTTGATAAGTAAATTTGGCAGGAATAAAAAAGTATGTGTCGCTGCGCTAGCCAATAAAGCATTAATAGAAATAGCACAAAAAGATGGCTTGAAAAACCCTAACTTAAATGTTTTTAAGACTAATTTAACTGTTTCTGAGAAAAACGAATTGACCTATTTAGAAGCCTATGATGACTCTAAGGTAACTGATGATTTTGTTTTGTTGACAACTTATTTTAAACTTTCTAACAAAATAAAAGAGCTAACAGAACCGATCTATTATTTTGACTTACTCATAATCGAAGAAGCTTCACAAGCATTTTACACAACTATTTTAGCGTTTAAGTATCTTGCTCAAAGAATAATTATCATAGGGGATCCTAAGCAATTAAATCCAATAGTTTTAAATTCAAGTAATGCCAACAAAATAAGTAAAAAAATCTACCTTCTCATTAATGGCATGAATAGTATAATGGGTGAAGAAAATGTTGTGAATTACCTTTTAAAGGAAAGTTTTAGACTTAACACCTACAATACAACTCTTACAAACTTTTTTTATGAAGGTAAATTAGTTTCAAAAAATCAAACTCAACCATCTATTAAGATAGGTTCAGCATTTCAGAGCTATTTTAACAAAGAAAAAACTACTCAAATTTTACTGGAAGATTCACTGTCTACATTGGATGATTTGCTTAGATATTCATCTAAACTAAATAATATTCTTCATGATATACATCAAAATAATACTGATCTTAAAATATGTGTGCTAGTTCCATTTCGTAAAGATGTTGTTCTACTTCATGAAGCACTTTCGGCTGTAACGAAGAACGTTCCTAACCATGTTACTGTGGAGACGATAGATAGGGTACAAGGTCTAACAGTGGATATTTGTTTCTTAATCTTGCGCCTAGATGGGCCTGCAAATTTCATCTTTGATAGTAATCGGTTCAATGTTGCCACAAGCCGAAGTAAGCATTATAATTTAATTGTTACCGATAAAAAATTCAAAGTTTTTAATACTTTGCTTCCAATAGAAGTAAAAAATTACATCAATTACTTAACCATAGTTTAA